Below is a window of Synergistaceae bacterium DNA.
ATGCGCAAAGGTCAGCATCTGCCTGACCGACTTGCTTCTCAATTTGCGCCCTGACTTCTTGCTCATGTCACTCGTTTCAAACTTTGGGATGAGAATGACATCAAAGTTCTTGATAAAAAACAGGGCAGTCTTGTGATGAAGTTCGCCAATCAGGTCTCGAATCTTCCAACGCAAACGTTTAGCGGCCTGTTTCATCTTATACTTTTGCTTGTGGACCGCCTTGCTCATTCTCGAAATAAGATCGTCAAGATGATGACAAAGGCGTTGAATTCTTGAAAAATCCCCTGTACCCAGCTTCCCACAAGACTCTATCGAGTAGAAGGTTGCAAACATTCTAACACCGGGATCAATAGCTACAGCACGACCTTGGTTTTCAGTCGTAGTGTCAGTAGCTATCGGAACGCACACAAACCACCTACCAGACTCCAGAGTCAACCTGCAATCACCCTGAGGTTGGGGGTAAGGCTTGTAACTTTTCAAGTTTTCAAGGATTGTGTGATAAACGCCGTGGTGAATATTCACGGCAGATTTAGGAATAAATATTGATTGATTAGGACTTCGCTTTGATCTAAATTTTGCTTCATGAAATTTTGCTTCATGAAATTGATGGGTCTGCTTAAATGCCATCTTGCAACGTTTAACCGCGTTACAAGCGTCCTTTACCGCTATTGCCTTTATTTGATACAGAACCACTCTGGAAGGCCTGGAAGGAGCCATTTTTTGATCTCTATCCAATTTGCTATCGTCCCTGGTTGCTTCAGGTAAGCAATCGTCTGGTTGTAGACATACCTCGACGCCCCCATCCATTGCCTCAACATCCTGATAGTCCCAATACTCAATCCTGTTATCTCTGCTGCCTGGTACACCGTGTACAGTCTAGCTATAATGACAAAATTATGGCATATATTGAATATTTTATAGAGTACTTATTAGAAGAAATTAATATTTAATTAAACACTATACGTTGACCCCGAAGGAGCATAATCTCGCGTCCCGCGTTTTCCTGCTCCAAACGCCAGCCGCGGATGAACTGTAAGAAACGCTTCCCGTATTTTTCCAGTTTAACCTGCCCGACTCCCGGAACCGCTAGCAGTTCCGCGTCGTTTTCCGGCAGGGTCGCGCACATTCCGTGAAGCGCCACGTCTGTGAACACCACATAAGGCAGGACGTTCTGCGCGTCGGCTAGCTTCCGCCTCAAGACGCGCAGACGCTCGAAAAGCTCGACGTTTACGGGTGAGGCAGCTTTCGACGTAACCAGATTCTGTTGTGCTGCTCTCGTTTGCGCATCCAAATTTTTTCCTGCCCACGCAAAAAAGGGCGCGTCCGCGAGGTAAATCTCAGTAGGGGATATTCCCCGCCCTCCACCTCCAGATATCCCTCCGCTGTGAGAAAATCCGTCATCTCCTTGATCTCCATTTTGTTGTACTCCCGCATCAGCCCCCAAGTGGAAATTTCATTGAGTCCCAAGGCCTCGATTTGCCCCCTTCGGGAGCCGCGGAGGACATCGGCCAAAACTCCGCTTCCGAAACGCCGCCCGGTGCGTTCCTCCATCCGATACACGCAGGAGAGGATCTTTTTTGCCTCCGTCGTCACGTCCACCCTTTTTTGAGCGGAGACGCAGTTGCCGCAAGTGGCGCAGTTATCCCTCGCTTCTATCTCCCCGAAGTACCGAAGGATAGTGGCGCGTAAACAGCGGTCTGTGTTGCAGTAGTCCACCATAGCTTGCAGCTTGCGATAGGCCATTTGTCGAGTACTGTCGTTGTCATTCCGCCTGATCAGAAACAGCGCCGTGGCGATGTCCTTGGGGGCGAAAAGCAGTAAGCACTCAGCGGAGTCCCCGTCGCGTCCGGCCCGACCCGCTTCTTGGTAGTAGCTGTCGATGCTCCCTGGCATGTTGAAGTGTAAAACATACCTCACATTAGATTTGTCGATCCCCATCCCAAAAGCGTTAGTTGCCACCATGATCGGGCTCCGATCATAGATAAAAGCGTCTTGATTCCTGTGCCGCTCCTCGTCGTTGAGGCCCGCGTGGTACCGGACGGCGTCGATTCCCTTTCTCTGCAAAAAGTCATGAATATCCTCCACTCCGCGTCGTGTGGAACAGTAAACAATACCCGACGCTCCGGAAAACTTTTTCGCATAGCTCAACAAAAACACGCTTTTGTCTTTGGGGCGCTTCACCTGGAAAAAGAGGTTCTCCCGGTCAACCCCTGTGGTTAAAACGAAGGGGTCTTTTAAATCCAACCGTAGCACTACATCGTCCCGGACCTCATGTGTCGCCGTGGCGGTGAAGGCGGCGACCACAGGACGCTGGGGCAGGAGGGTGAGCGCGTTGGCGAGATTCAGGTAGGAGGGACGGAAGTCGTGTCCCCACTGAGAGACACAATGGGCCTCGTCGATAACGAAGAGTCTCACGGGCAACGCAGCGAAGAAATTCCGAAAACCATCGTGCTCGAAGCGCTCCGGGGCTACGTAGAGCAGCGTGATCCATCCTCGCCGCGCGGCGCTCATGATCTCTCGGACCTCGTCCCAGTCCATGGAGCTGTGGAGCGCGGCGGCTTCAATTCCGTTCTGACGCAGGGCGTCCACCTGGTCCTTCATCAGGGAGATCAAGGGAGAGACCACTATGGTCACGGAAGCCCCGCCAGAGGCCAAAGCCGGAATCTGATAACACAGGGACTTTCCCGCCCCCGTGGGCATGATGCCAAGCACGTCCTGCCCCTCCAGAATGTATTTGATAATCTCTTCTTGCCCCTTGCGGAAGGAGGA
It encodes the following:
- a CDS encoding helix-turn-helix domain-containing protein, which produces MLRQWMGASRYVYNQTIAYLKQPGTIANWIEIKKWLLPGLPEWFCIK
- a CDS encoding HRDC domain-containing protein; this translates as MDAQTRAAQQNLVTSKAASPVNVELFERLRVLRRKLADAQNVLPYVVFTDVALHGMCATLPENDAELLAVPGVGQVKLEKYGKRFLQFIRGWRLEQENAGREIMLLRGQRIVFN
- the recQ gene encoding DNA helicase RecQ, with the protein product MNLKSSGDILKEIFGFSSFRKGQEEIIKYILEGQDVLGIMPTGAGKSLCYQIPALASGGASVTIVVSPLISLMKDQVDALRQNGIEAAALHSSMDWDEVREIMSAARRGWITLLYVAPERFEHDGFRNFFAALPVRLFVIDEAHCVSQWGHDFRPSYLNLANALTLLPQRPVVAAFTATATHEVRDDVVLRLDLKDPFVLTTGVDRENLFFQVKRPKDKSVFLLSYAKKFSGASGIVYCSTRRGVEDIHDFLQRKGIDAVRYHAGLNDEERHRNQDAFIYDRSPIMVATNAFGMGIDKSNVRYVLHFNMPGSIDSYYQEAGRAGRDGDSAECLLLFAPKDIATALFLIRRNDNDSTRQMAYRKLQAMVDYCNTDRCLRATILRYFGEIEARDNCATCGNCVSAQKRVDVTTEAKKILSCVYRMEERTGRRFGSGVLADVLRGSRRGQIEALGLNEISTWGLMREYNKMEIKEMTDFLTAEGYLEVEGGEYPLLRFTSRTRPFLRGQEKIWMRKREQHNRIWLRRKLPHP